A window of the Thalassospira sp. TSL5-1 genome harbors these coding sequences:
- a CDS encoding HlyD family secretion protein codes for MKTLRPVLIVLAVLIIIAGGGYYAWLQNQDTLPDYIASGNGRIEAEEIHVATKYAGRVSQVLVDEGDMVQAGDVLAKMDTSELDAQLAQAMAEQARAQEAVPEARAEIVQRESELRLARQQLERAQKLVKNNNISREQVDQREADRDVAVARLEAARARQTSAERSVEAAGAEVARIQVQVNDSVLTAPRAGRVQYRLAEPGEVLAAGGKVVTILDLTDVYMTVFLPTSQAGLAYVGNEARIVLDAAAKFVIPATVSFVADNAQFTPREVETRTEREKLMFRVKVRISSDLLEANIEKVKTGLPGEAYIMLASNSGWPEQLHVHLPTGQGSDATTGETGK; via the coding sequence ATGAAAACCTTGCGCCCCGTCCTTATTGTTCTGGCCGTTTTGATCATCATTGCAGGGGGCGGCTATTATGCCTGGCTGCAAAACCAGGATACGCTGCCAGACTATATTGCGTCGGGCAATGGCCGGATCGAGGCCGAGGAAATCCATGTTGCCACCAAATATGCCGGACGTGTTTCGCAAGTTCTGGTCGATGAAGGTGACATGGTGCAGGCGGGTGATGTGCTGGCGAAAATGGATACATCGGAACTCGATGCCCAACTGGCACAGGCAATGGCCGAACAGGCCCGCGCCCAGGAGGCCGTGCCCGAGGCCAGGGCCGAAATTGTCCAGCGGGAAAGCGAATTGCGCCTGGCAAGGCAGCAACTTGAACGGGCCCAGAAACTGGTTAAAAACAACAATATCTCGCGCGAGCAGGTTGACCAGCGCGAGGCCGACCGCGACGTTGCCGTTGCCCGCCTGGAAGCCGCCCGCGCCCGGCAGACCAGTGCCGAACGTTCAGTCGAGGCCGCTGGTGCCGAAGTTGCCCGTATTCAGGTGCAGGTTAATGATTCCGTCCTGACGGCCCCGCGCGCCGGGCGTGTGCAATATCGCCTGGCCGAACCGGGCGAGGTTTTGGCAGCAGGGGGCAAGGTTGTTACGATCCTGGATCTGACCGACGTTTATATGACGGTTTTCCTGCCCACATCACAGGCCGGCCTGGCCTATGTCGGCAATGAAGCCCGCATCGTGCTGGATGCCGCCGCCAAATTCGTGATTCCCGCCACGGTTTCCTTTGTCGCCGACAACGCACAATTCACCCCGCGCGAAGTTGAAACCCGCACCGAACGGGAAAAACTGATGTTTCGGGTGAAAGTGCGCATCAGCTCCGACCTGCTGGAAGCCAATATCGAAAAGGTCAAAACCGGCCTGCCCGGCGAAGCCTATATCATGCTGGCATCCAATAGCGGCTGGCCGGAACAGTTGCATGTGCACCTGCCCACCGGCCAAGGCTCCGACGCCACGACAGGAGAAACGGGCAAATGA